Proteins found in one Paenibacillus sp. FSL R10-2782 genomic segment:
- a CDS encoding HAMP domain-containing sensor histidine kinase has protein sequence MIKKGIGRQIVLHYFFVVFLALLLVEVIFMIVIRAYYYDTIYKHVESRIQSVSEFAPKFKEPGQSLQSYLLNTFSLGDTELQLLDEKGNVIDNSTNFAAETSVQTSDVTQALAGDTGSWIGKQPGTGQQVMAVSKKLDNIVGDQVYIVRYTTSLEKVNDKLFTITLFSVGIMVAVLVIVFVVSTGLANSIVRPINNIRDVSAQMAQGRFDARIKGDYRFELGELASTLNYMAQEIARTNQIKDDFISSISHELRTPLTSIKGWSETLNSGGYDPEETRIGMQIISKETDRLIGLVEEILDFSKLEQDAMKLVMGTVDLRELLQEIMLNVWAKAEMKQIKLQLDSEETAYLVHGDGNRLKQVFLNIADNAIKFSHENSIIFLSLQRIGDNIEVSVQDTGIGISEENLARVRERFFQVDHQNGGTGLGLAISQQFVERHQGQMLIKSELGAGTTITVSLPALQDEQPLEPPQLTEGYGTES, from the coding sequence ATGATCAAAAAAGGGATTGGCAGACAGATTGTGCTTCACTATTTTTTTGTGGTGTTCTTGGCGCTTCTGTTGGTAGAAGTCATTTTCATGATTGTAATCCGTGCGTACTATTACGACACGATTTATAAGCACGTGGAAAGTCGCATTCAATCGGTAAGTGAGTTTGCACCCAAATTCAAGGAGCCAGGACAGTCTTTGCAGTCGTATCTGCTTAATACGTTTTCATTAGGGGATACGGAACTGCAATTGCTTGATGAGAAGGGGAATGTAATAGATAATTCCACGAACTTTGCAGCAGAAACAAGTGTACAAACCAGTGATGTGACGCAAGCTTTAGCGGGGGATACGGGGAGCTGGATTGGGAAGCAACCTGGCACGGGTCAGCAAGTTATGGCGGTATCCAAAAAACTGGATAATATCGTCGGAGATCAGGTGTATATTGTTCGGTATACGACCTCGCTGGAAAAGGTCAACGACAAGCTATTTACCATTACGCTCTTTTCCGTAGGCATCATGGTAGCTGTACTGGTTATTGTATTTGTGGTCAGTACAGGACTCGCTAATTCCATCGTTAGGCCGATTAATAATATCCGTGATGTATCAGCTCAGATGGCACAAGGACGATTTGATGCACGAATTAAAGGAGATTATCGCTTTGAGTTGGGTGAGCTGGCTTCGACTCTAAACTACATGGCCCAGGAAATTGCCAGAACGAATCAAATCAAGGATGATTTTATCTCGTCCATTTCCCATGAGCTGCGTACACCGCTGACTTCTATTAAGGGATGGAGTGAAACGTTAAATTCTGGCGGCTATGATCCAGAGGAGACGAGGATCGGGATGCAGATTATTTCCAAGGAGACGGATCGGCTGATCGGTTTGGTCGAGGAAATTCTTGATTTTTCCAAGCTGGAGCAAGATGCTATGAAGCTTGTCATGGGAACGGTTGATCTGCGCGAGCTTTTGCAGGAGATTATGCTGAACGTATGGGCCAAAGCGGAAATGAAGCAAATTAAACTCCAGCTGGACTCGGAGGAAACGGCATACCTGGTTCATGGAGACGGCAACCGTCTGAAGCAGGTTTTTTTAAACATTGCGGACAATGCCATCAAGTTTTCGCATGAGAACTCTATTATTTTTCTGTCTCTGCAACGGATCGGGGACAACATCGAGGTGTCTGTGCAAGACACAGGAATCGGGATTAGCGAGGAAAATCTTGCCAGAGTAAGAGAACGGTTTTTTCAGGTAGACCATCAAAATGGTGGTACGGGCTTGGGATTGGCAATCTCGCAGCAATTTGTGGAGCGTCATCAAGGGCAAATGCTCATCAAGAGTGAATTGGGAGCAGGCACCACGATTACAGTTTCATTGCCTGCTTTGCAAGACGAGCAACCCTTAGAGCCACCGCAACTCACTGAAGGCTATGGAACCGAAAGTTAG
- a CDS encoding glucose-1-phosphate adenylyltransferase, with protein MFNKECIAMLLAGGEGRRLAPLTSTIAKPAVPFGGHYRIIDFPLSNCVNSDIDTVGVLTQYEAESLHEHIGDGTPWNLTKTNDKGVTLLPSYNTDNAEYLGTADAIHKNIEYIDSQNPEHVLILSGDHIYYMNYREMLNYHKEKVAAATISVMEVPWDEAHRFGVMSADEELRVTEFAEKPEKPESNLASMGIYLFKWDYLRKYLVEDAEDEQSSHDFGKDIIPKMLADQESLYVYEFQGYWKDVGTVKSLWDSHMDLLQENCAIDLQRTDWPMYTRERRTRLSAHKLSNRKTEPLDSLLHDSCQVEGQIERSVVFSGVEVGKGSAIKESIVMPDTRIGRNVHIEHAIIGEGAVIRDGAVIKGNPSEIMVIGPNETIFGKMAVRPQTARMLKEAYERNTRLRAEGFTS; from the coding sequence ATGTTTAATAAAGAATGCATTGCCATGCTGCTGGCAGGCGGAGAGGGACGCCGCCTTGCTCCCCTTACTTCAACGATTGCAAAACCCGCCGTACCCTTTGGCGGTCATTATCGAATTATCGATTTTCCTCTCAGCAACTGTGTTAATTCAGACATCGACACTGTAGGTGTGCTAACGCAATATGAGGCGGAATCCTTGCATGAGCATATTGGAGATGGAACGCCTTGGAATCTTACCAAGACGAACGACAAGGGAGTTACCTTACTTCCATCTTATAATACAGACAACGCTGAATATTTGGGAACGGCAGACGCCATTCATAAAAATATCGAATATATAGACAGTCAAAACCCGGAACACGTGCTTATTTTATCCGGTGATCATATTTACTATATGAATTATCGTGAAATGCTGAACTATCATAAGGAAAAAGTTGCTGCGGCTACGATTTCCGTTATGGAAGTACCTTGGGATGAAGCGCACCGTTTTGGCGTCATGAGTGCCGATGAGGAGCTGCGTGTCACCGAATTCGCTGAAAAGCCGGAGAAACCTGAAAGTAATCTGGCCTCTATGGGGATTTACCTGTTTAAGTGGGATTATTTAAGAAAGTATTTGGTGGAGGACGCCGAGGATGAGCAATCCAGCCATGATTTCGGTAAAGACATCATTCCTAAAATGCTGGCGGATCAAGAATCCTTGTATGTTTACGAATTTCAAGGCTACTGGAAGGATGTAGGTACCGTTAAAAGCCTGTGGGATTCACATATGGATCTGTTGCAAGAGAATTGCGCTATTGACCTGCAACGGACAGACTGGCCTATGTATACGCGTGAACGCCGCACAAGGTTGAGCGCACATAAGCTATCTAACCGCAAAACGGAGCCATTGGACAGCCTCCTGCATGATTCTTGCCAAGTAGAAGGTCAAATTGAACGTTCCGTCGTATTTAGCGGTGTCGAGGTAGGTAAAGGCTCGGCTATTAAAGAAAGTATCGTTATGCCAGACACCCGTATTGGTCGTAATGTGCATATTGAGCACGCGATTATCGGTGAAGGTGCTGTAATTCGTGACGGTGCAGTCATCAAGGGTAACCCGAGTGAAATTATGGTTATCGGGCCGAATGAAACGATATTCGGTAAAATGGCGGTACGCCCACAAACAGCCCGCATGTTGAAAGAAGCTTATGAGCGCAACACACGCCTTCGCGCTGAAGGTTTTACTTCATAA
- a CDS encoding response regulator transcription factor, whose translation MSKVLIMEDEESIRSFIVINLKRNGFEVLEASDGHEALNILNTVRDIDIALLDVMVPGMDGFEVCRRIRETNERIGIIFLTAKVQEQDKVYALSVGADDHVSKPFSPTELIARIQSLLRRVNVHRETAAKVSFQSGPFTLDLIAKQFKKNGQLIELTPTEFSLIQFFLEKENTPLSRDVLLDHVWGKEYMGDPKIVDVNIRRLRQKIENNPSEPAFLQTVWGHGYKWKGQAQ comes from the coding sequence GTGAGTAAAGTTTTAATCATGGAAGACGAGGAATCCATTCGCAGCTTTATCGTCATAAACTTGAAACGAAACGGTTTCGAGGTGTTGGAGGCATCTGATGGGCATGAGGCTCTTAATATTTTGAACACGGTGCGGGATATTGATATCGCGTTGCTCGACGTAATGGTGCCCGGTATGGACGGTTTCGAGGTCTGTCGAAGAATTCGGGAAACGAATGAGCGAATTGGCATCATCTTCCTCACGGCAAAGGTACAGGAGCAGGATAAGGTGTATGCCTTGTCTGTAGGGGCTGATGATCATGTGAGCAAGCCCTTCAGTCCGACGGAGCTCATTGCCCGTATTCAGTCGCTGCTACGCAGAGTGAATGTGCATCGTGAGACGGCGGCTAAAGTATCCTTCCAGTCTGGTCCATTCACGCTGGATCTGATTGCCAAGCAATTTAAGAAAAACGGGCAGTTGATTGAGCTGACGCCAACAGAGTTTTCCCTGATTCAATTTTTCCTTGAAAAAGAAAATACACCGCTCAGCCGGGATGTTTTGCTTGACCATGTGTGGGGCAAGGAATATATGGGCGATCCCAAAATCGTGGATGTAAACATCCGTCGGTTGCGGCAAAAAATTGAAAACAATCCTTCCGAACCCGCCTTTTTGCAAACAGTATGGGGGCATGGGTATAAATGGAAAGGCCAGGCTCAATGA
- the glgB gene encoding 1,4-alpha-glucan branching protein GlgB, which yields MTDQTLPQQAVSPEDIYLFHEGTLYHSYRSLGSHLTVENGEQGVRFTVWAPHALHVGLATDCNNWNGEQDSLYRVPESGFWSRFFPGISQGTFYKYDITGANGERFLKADPYAVRAELRPATASVVASLEGYVWNDAAWRRKRREPYGKPLHIYELHLGTWKQQEDATFYTYREMAELLVPYVTEMGYTHIELMPLSEHPYDLSWGYQLTGYFALTSRYGEPQDFMYLVDRCHQAGIGVLMDWVPAHFAKDAHGLRMFDGSPLFEYADPLIAEKPGWGTLTFDYSKPEVRSFLISNALFWMDVYHIDGLRVDAVTSMLRLDFEKQDGQYRFNSKGGIENEEAIAFLQQLNETVFHYYPYALMMAEESSAWPMVTSPVSDGGLGFNYKWNMGWMNDTLDYIETDFDQRPERHNLLTFPIAYAYSENFTLPLSHDEVVHGKKSLLDKMPGSYEQKFAGLRALLGYQITSPGKKLLFMGGEFGQFIEWKDEEQLDWFLLDYDSHRSLHAFTKALNHLYIQEKALWELDHSWDGYQWIEAEDRGQSVITYLRKGKKPGDTVVVLINFQPVPRENYRIGLEKAGIYIELLNSDHSDFGGTGQLNTEVLRTAKIPCHGQLHSLEVTLPPLSVVILKKAPRRARKAD from the coding sequence ATGACAGACCAAACTCTCCCGCAACAGGCTGTATCGCCGGAAGATATTTATTTGTTTCACGAAGGAACGCTTTATCACAGCTACCGATCTTTAGGTTCCCACCTTACTGTGGAGAACGGAGAACAGGGCGTCCGTTTTACGGTGTGGGCTCCTCATGCTCTCCATGTCGGGCTTGCTACAGATTGTAACAACTGGAATGGGGAACAGGATTCCTTATATAGAGTTCCCGAATCTGGCTTTTGGAGTCGTTTTTTTCCGGGTATATCCCAAGGAACTTTTTACAAATATGATATTACGGGTGCAAACGGTGAACGTTTTCTAAAAGCAGACCCTTATGCGGTACGCGCAGAATTAAGACCAGCAACGGCTTCCGTGGTCGCTTCACTGGAGGGCTATGTTTGGAACGACGCGGCTTGGCGGCGTAAACGGAGAGAGCCTTATGGAAAGCCCCTTCATATATATGAGCTGCATTTGGGTACCTGGAAACAACAAGAAGACGCTACGTTTTATACATACAGGGAAATGGCTGAGCTTCTTGTGCCCTATGTAACGGAAATGGGTTACACGCATATTGAACTGATGCCACTCAGTGAGCATCCGTATGATCTTTCCTGGGGATACCAGCTCACCGGATATTTTGCACTGACAAGCCGTTATGGGGAACCGCAGGACTTTATGTATTTGGTGGATCGTTGTCATCAGGCGGGCATTGGGGTGCTTATGGATTGGGTTCCGGCTCATTTTGCCAAGGATGCTCACGGTTTGAGAATGTTTGATGGGTCGCCGCTGTTTGAATACGCGGACCCGCTGATTGCAGAAAAGCCTGGTTGGGGGACGCTGACGTTTGATTACAGCAAGCCGGAGGTGCGTTCTTTTCTGATATCCAATGCGCTGTTCTGGATGGATGTGTACCACATTGACGGCCTGCGCGTAGACGCTGTGACAAGTATGTTGCGGCTGGATTTCGAAAAGCAGGACGGTCAATATCGTTTTAACTCCAAGGGAGGCATTGAAAATGAGGAGGCTATTGCCTTCCTTCAACAACTGAATGAAACCGTGTTCCACTATTATCCGTATGCGCTGATGATGGCAGAGGAGTCCAGTGCCTGGCCGATGGTTACCTCCCCGGTAAGCGATGGAGGACTCGGTTTTAATTACAAATGGAATATGGGCTGGATGAACGATACGCTTGATTATATTGAAACAGATTTCGATCAGAGGCCTGAGCGCCATAACTTACTGACGTTCCCCATAGCCTATGCATACAGCGAGAATTTTACACTGCCGTTGTCGCACGATGAGGTCGTTCATGGCAAAAAGTCGCTGCTTGATAAAATGCCGGGTAGCTATGAGCAAAAATTTGCCGGGCTTCGAGCGCTTCTCGGTTACCAAATCACCTCACCGGGCAAAAAGCTGTTATTTATGGGAGGCGAATTTGGCCAATTCATCGAATGGAAGGATGAGGAGCAGCTTGACTGGTTTCTGCTGGATTATGATAGTCACCGTTCGCTGCATGCTTTTACGAAAGCGCTCAATCATTTGTATATACAAGAAAAAGCATTGTGGGAGCTGGATCATTCGTGGGATGGATATCAATGGATTGAAGCGGAGGACCGTGGGCAGAGCGTAATTACGTATTTACGTAAAGGGAAAAAGCCGGGAGATACAGTGGTTGTGCTTATTAATTTTCAGCCCGTGCCAAGAGAGAACTACCGAATTGGACTGGAAAAGGCAGGAATCTATATCGAGCTGCTGAACAGCGATCATTCGGATTTCGGCGGAACCGGCCAGCTGAACACCGAAGTGCTGCGCACAGCCAAGATCCCTTGCCATGGACAACTGCATAGTTTGGAGGTGACCCTTCCGCCACTGAGTGTCGTTATACTCAAGAAAGCGCCTCGAAGGGCTAGAAAAGCAGATTAA
- the glgA gene encoding glycogen synthase GlgA, with protein MNILFAAAEAHPFIKTGGLADVIGALPKALRQAACDVRIIMPKYAGIPDTYKKSLRPVTVKHVSVGWRDQYCGVEELTLDGIKVYFIDNEYYFGRDGIYGYMDDGERFSFFNRAILEVLPDLNFQPDILHCHDWHTAMVPLLLNANYRHLPFYVDIRTVFTIHNLLYQGDFPYEVLTELLNLDSSYFTPEGVEYHGRLNFMKGGLTYSDHVTTVSPTYAEEIQTEFYGYGLEGLLRKLGAQGRLSGIVNGIDIKSYNPATDHRIYTKYRTSLAKKKENKIGLQKELGLPVRPDVPLIAMVTRLVDMKGLDLVTRVLDEIMYDDDIQFVVLGTGDPAFEHWFREAAERYPLKMSAQLGFNEPLSRKIYAASDMYLMPSRFEPCGISQLLALRYGSIPIVRETGGLNDTVLAYNESTGEGNGFSFKNYNAHDMLHTIRRAVDFYRQPEHWSKLTSTAFAGEYSWDVSAGAYLDIYRSLTGNE; from the coding sequence ATGAACATTTTATTTGCGGCAGCAGAAGCACATCCATTTATTAAAACAGGCGGGTTGGCTGATGTCATTGGTGCACTGCCGAAGGCACTTCGTCAGGCTGCGTGCGATGTCCGGATCATCATGCCTAAATATGCGGGGATTCCCGATACGTATAAGAAGTCTCTGCGTCCGGTAACGGTCAAGCATGTCTCTGTGGGCTGGCGTGACCAGTATTGTGGAGTAGAGGAACTGACGTTGGACGGGATCAAGGTTTATTTTATAGATAATGAATATTACTTCGGTCGTGACGGAATTTACGGCTATATGGATGATGGCGAGCGTTTTTCCTTTTTCAACCGGGCGATTTTGGAGGTACTGCCTGACTTGAATTTTCAGCCTGATATTTTGCATTGTCATGACTGGCATACCGCGATGGTTCCGTTGCTATTGAATGCCAATTATCGCCATTTGCCCTTTTACGTTGATATTCGCACGGTGTTTACGATACATAACCTGCTGTATCAGGGGGATTTTCCATATGAGGTCTTAACAGAACTACTGAATCTGGACAGTAGCTATTTTACCCCTGAGGGTGTGGAGTATCATGGCAGACTGAACTTTATGAAGGGTGGGCTGACCTACTCTGATCATGTCACAACTGTAAGTCCTACCTACGCAGAGGAGATCCAGACGGAATTTTACGGATATGGGCTGGAAGGGTTGTTGCGTAAGCTGGGAGCGCAGGGGCGTTTGTCGGGTATTGTGAACGGAATTGATATCAAAAGCTACAATCCTGCTACGGACCATCGTATTTATACGAAGTACCGCACCAGTTTGGCGAAGAAAAAGGAAAACAAAATCGGTCTTCAAAAGGAGCTGGGGCTGCCAGTACGACCGGACGTGCCATTGATTGCGATGGTAACCCGACTTGTGGATATGAAGGGACTGGACCTGGTAACCAGGGTACTTGATGAGATCATGTATGATGATGATATTCAGTTTGTCGTGCTGGGCACCGGAGATCCAGCCTTTGAGCATTGGTTCCGGGAAGCGGCTGAACGTTATCCGTTGAAAATGTCGGCGCAGCTGGGTTTCAATGAGCCTTTGTCCCGCAAAATTTATGCTGCAAGCGATATGTACCTTATGCCGTCGAGGTTTGAGCCTTGCGGGATCAGCCAGTTGCTGGCGCTTCGCTATGGAAGCATTCCGATTGTGCGGGAAACGGGCGGTCTGAACGATACCGTACTTGCTTACAACGAGTCTACAGGCGAAGGGAATGGCTTTAGCTTCAAAAATTACAATGCGCATGATATGCTGCATACGATTCGTCGTGCGGTTGATTTTTATCGCCAGCCTGAGCATTGGTCCAAGCTTACGAGCACTGCTTTTGCAGGAGAGTACAGCTGGGATGTGTCGGCGGGAGCGTATCTGGATATTTACCGTTCACTGACAGGGAACGAATGA